Proteins encoded within one genomic window of Thunnus albacares chromosome 13, fThuAlb1.1, whole genome shotgun sequence:
- the LOC122994870 gene encoding uncharacterized protein LOC122994870, whose product MLFTRPVLKHFSQSPDTPTVTMNISGIHQGMLRMYGGFIFKQWKKRFLLLTAEGSLLVCHDALSLPDQLVLLQSNCEAIVEGKDILDLPKLPSGGFRDCCFALILPQNKYLLLLADTHADCSQWLNVLKKVKKSVSSPLSPCKRHQVPPLRITLNDLVPEQEKEPPAPPVSNAEAQAQSPGPMTHGSPKEKGRQSPRTNYYRGGAHSVGCLRHGTISNAQAVRAVYLLMGGAAASSAMGYLGTCSPSNLEAKAPDLPLNADFSGMGPAGAGAGAYHTVSTTIDSPHFNSFDFEVADSDFDAFDCGGFTF is encoded by the exons ATGCTTTTCACTCGTCCTGTCCTCAAACATTTCTCTCAGAGCCCTGATACACCGACCGTTACCATGAACATCTCTGGGATCCATCAGGGGATGCTCAGGATGTATG GTGGATTTATTTTCAAACAGTGGAAGAAGAGGTTTCTGCTCCTGACAGCTGAAGGCAGCCTCCTTGTGTGCCACGATGCATTATCTCTACCTGACCAGCTGGTACTATTGCAGAGTAACTGTGAGGCAATTGTAGAAGGCAAGGACATCCTAGATCTGCCAAAGTTGCCCTCCGGTGGATTCAGGGATTGCTGCTTTGCACTCATCCTGCCCCAGAATAaatacctgctgctgctggctgacaCCCATGCAGACTGCAG TCAATggctgaatgtgctgaaaaaagtgaaaaag AGTGTCTCATCACCTCTCAGTCCTTGTAAGCGACATCAGGTGCCACCACTACGCATTACTCTCAACGATCTGGTGCCCGAGCAGGAAAAAGAGCCACCAGCTCCACCAGTCAGCAACGCAGAGGCACAGGCACAGTCACCAGGGCCTATGACTCATGGTTCACCAAAGGAGAAAG GTAGACAATCTCCCCGTACAAATTATTACAGAGGAGGTGCACATTCAGTCGGGTGTCTGCGTCACGGCACTATCAGTAACGCCCAAGCAGTGAGGGCGGTTTATCTGCTGATGGGAGGGGCAGCTGCTTCCTCTGCTATGGGTTACCTAGGCACATGCTCACCCTCTAATCTGGAGGCCAAAGCTCCTGACCTGCCTCTCAACGCTGATTTCTCTGGCATGGGAccagcaggagcaggagcaggagcgTACCACACCGTCAGCACTACCATCGACTCCCCTCACTTCAACAGCTTTGACTTTGAAGTGGCAGACTCCGACTTTGATGCTTTTGACTGCGGGGGATTTACTTTCTAA